The proteins below are encoded in one region of Myxococcales bacterium:
- a CDS encoding YggU family protein, producing MDELPFVYQKENAIHLRIRVNPRASNTRALSVEGDYLKVALNAPPVDGAANKELIAFLSKQLGVSKKTIALISGQRHRNKVLRIAEVSTEHIHKVIDSWQLASK from the coding sequence ATGGACGAACTGCCCTTTGTTTACCAGAAAGAGAATGCAATACATTTGCGTATTCGAGTTAATCCACGAGCTTCCAATACAAGGGCGTTGAGTGTTGAAGGCGACTATCTGAAAGTTGCGCTCAATGCACCACCAGTTGATGGCGCGGCAAACAAGGAGTTAATTGCTTTTCTATCGAAGCAGCTCGGGGTTAGCAAAAAAACCATTGCACTAATTTCGGGACAACGACATCGGAACAAAGTACTGCGCATTGCTGAGGTATCAACAGAACACATCCACAAGGTTATCGATTCATGGCAGCTAGCAAGCAAATAA
- a CDS encoding HAMP domain-containing histidine kinase, which produces MQAKVEQAAPSNTADENDPAEITIKVLWCPAQYVADMHGDEALDELAARAKLSRSDLEGQSSWISFRQVGEFLKGVRELTGSDESYMNACIYRIRDSYGPLRFIIWAASPDTILRLAARTLRLFSSVSKYEVLSEGRNSIRLKYTTSVKEHRLVCLSRQAQTAALPTLWGLPSAQINETKCVAWGDPCCDFELRWFRRTRRFTVALGGLLGLGLSALAVAWQPSLLPVVATVALSAFGIAAALAWEFRSTYQANLGVGNETQTALEQVAQDEAEARQEVMEFNRRQRQWTQMLEEQIQERTQAMQDVVGKIQRMREERVTSLRGFSHDLRNPLSVMRSNIEYLRDYAEKVPDGNDVLDDIDNATQKMELMLNELMNVASAETGMVNFVPERIDIAPLTDRLRRRMRALVHGRDIRVSVLASREAPAFITSDPLIIDRVLDNLMTNAAKYTESGSVVIEVGGSPEVFTVKISDTGRGIPNDKISKIFQPGGSDKSSRARNSFGVGMSVVVKLLSQIGGRLEVMSRAGQGTTFWAHFPHELRERSISSAPEGKDYDELLPVVVKIHPPSP; this is translated from the coding sequence ATGCAAGCGAAGGTTGAACAAGCAGCTCCTTCCAATACCGCGGATGAAAATGATCCGGCGGAAATTACCATCAAGGTTTTGTGGTGCCCTGCTCAGTACGTGGCCGATATGCATGGCGATGAAGCTTTGGATGAACTTGCTGCTCGAGCTAAGCTGTCCCGAAGTGATTTAGAAGGACAATCTTCTTGGATAAGCTTTCGGCAGGTAGGGGAATTCCTAAAAGGCGTTAGAGAGCTTACCGGCAGCGATGAATCCTATATGAATGCGTGTATTTATCGAATTCGCGATTCCTATGGTCCTTTGCGCTTTATCATATGGGCCGCTAGTCCTGACACGATACTGCGACTTGCTGCAAGAACGCTTCGTCTGTTTTCTTCCGTGAGCAAATACGAAGTGTTGTCTGAAGGCCGTAACTCGATACGATTAAAATATACCACGAGTGTGAAGGAGCATCGTTTGGTGTGCTTGTCTCGCCAGGCACAAACTGCGGCTCTGCCTACTTTGTGGGGGCTGCCTTCTGCTCAAATCAATGAGACGAAGTGTGTTGCTTGGGGCGATCCCTGCTGTGACTTTGAGTTGCGATGGTTTCGTAGAACTCGCCGCTTTACCGTGGCACTCGGTGGTTTGCTGGGTTTAGGATTATCCGCGCTAGCAGTGGCATGGCAGCCCTCTTTGTTGCCGGTGGTTGCCACGGTAGCTCTTAGTGCTTTTGGAATTGCTGCGGCTCTAGCTTGGGAGTTTCGCTCAACCTATCAAGCAAACCTTGGCGTAGGCAACGAAACACAGACCGCTTTGGAGCAGGTGGCGCAAGATGAAGCCGAAGCTCGCCAAGAAGTGATGGAGTTCAACCGTCGCCAACGGCAATGGACGCAAATGCTCGAAGAGCAAATACAGGAGCGCACCCAAGCGATGCAGGATGTTGTTGGGAAAATCCAGCGTATGCGCGAGGAGCGCGTAACAAGCTTGAGGGGATTTTCCCATGATCTTAGAAACCCGCTATCGGTAATGCGATCCAATATTGAGTATTTACGAGACTATGCAGAGAAGGTTCCCGACGGAAACGACGTACTTGATGATATTGATAACGCTACTCAAAAAATGGAGTTGATGCTCAATGAGTTGATGAATGTTGCTTCCGCAGAAACAGGTATGGTCAACTTCGTTCCTGAACGAATTGATATCGCGCCATTGACCGATCGATTGCGCCGACGTATGCGGGCTTTAGTTCATGGACGCGATATCCGTGTCAGCGTGCTTGCAAGCCGAGAAGCTCCGGCGTTTATCACGAGCGATCCACTTATCATCGATCGGGTGCTGGACAATCTAATGACAAACGCGGCCAAGTACACGGAGAGCGGAAGCGTCGTTATCGAGGTCGGTGGTTCCCCAGAAGTGTTTACGGTAAAAATTTCTGACACGGGCCGTGGAATTCCTAATGATAAAATTAGTAAGATTTTTCAGCCTGGCGGATCCGATAAGAGCTCCAGAGCGCGCAATAGTTTTGGTGTCGGGATGTCTGTTGTGGTGAAACTTTTGTCTCAGATTGGTGGGCGGCTTGAAGTGATGTCTCGCGCGGGTCAGGGTACAACCTTTTGGGCTCATTTCCCGCATGAATTGCGTGAGCGAAGCATTAGCAGTGCACCGGAAGGCAAAGATTATGATGAGTTGCTCCCAGTAGTGGTAAAAATTCACCCACCCTCCCCTTAG